The genomic segment GTTGAAGATAAAGGAATCGGGACTGGCCGGGCTGGAATCGGAGCTTACTTCGGCCAAGCTGGCCCTGAGTGAAGCCCGGAAAGAATTGTTCGAGTCCCTGAAGCAGGAGGCCGACGGCAAGGAACAGCTGGCCCTGCTGGAGAACCGCTACGGGAACACGGTGGCCGAGCAGGACAAGGCCCAAAAGGAGGGACAATCCCTGCGGCGGAAGCTGGAGGAAGGGAATTTGAAACTGACCGAACTCAACGACAGGATGGATTCCCAGAAAAAGGCCCTCCAGGTGCTGACCGAGGAAAAGATAAGACTTAAGCAGAAGAGCGGGGAATGGCAGAAACAGCTGTTAAGCGCCAACGACAGCCTGAGGGAACTGTCTTCAAGCCTTTCCGGCCTGCAGAAAGAAAAGGAACTGCTGTCCGAACTGCAGCAGAAGTATGAGGGATACGGCCAGGGGGCCCAGCACCTGCTCTCCCGGCGACAGGATTTCACCGGCAGCATAGCGCCCCTGGCCGAGAGGATAGAAGCGGAACCCGGCTATCAGGCGGCGATAGAGGCCGCTCTGGCCGAAAAATTGCAATGGCTGGCGGTGGATGATCTGGACAACATCAAAAAAGCCATAGCCATCTTAAAATCCGAAAAAACTGGCAAGGCCACATTGATAGCCCTTTCGGCACCGGTCGAAAATACCGGCAGCCGGGAGATCTCCGGGCCGGGGATAAGGGGAGCCGCCTTCAAATTCGTCCGCTGCGACCAGAAGATTCAAAATATCATCAATATTCTGTTGAAGGATGTGGTGATAGTAGAGAATCTGGATAATTTCTGGGAATATTCAAGCAGATATCCCGGGGTGCGCCTGGTCAGCCTGGACGGGGAGGTGCTGCATTCGGCCGGAGCCATCGAAGCCGGAGAGCTTCCCCAGGGCCAGATAGGGCTGCTGCAGAGGAAGGAGAGGATTGAAAAATTAGGCATAGAGATATCCTCTTTTGAAGAAAAAATAAAGCAGGAGATTGGCGGCATCCAGAGCTTGAAGGGCAAGCTGGAGGAGCAGGACAAACAGTTGGAAAATGTCGACCGGGAAACGGAAAAATACCAGAAGGAGATCACGATCTCGGAGGGCTCCCTGGCCAAGAGCAAATCCTCCCTGGAAATGAACAACCACCGGTTAAACGAATTGGAGCAACAGTCCCAAGCCCTGCAGGGGAACATCTCCCGCCTGGAATCGGAATTGAACCAGGCCCGGGGATCTTTCCAGGAGATAAGCGAAAGCAACAAGGACGAAAGCGGTTTGCTGGGGCAGCGGGATCAGGATATGTCGCAGAAGGAGGAGAAGCGCAATCAGGCGGCCCAAGAGGTGAACCGTCTGAGGATCGCATTGTCCGAGGCCCAGTCGGAAAGGGAACGGTTGCGGCAGGAATCGGCCAATATGGAACAGCGGAAGAACGAGGCGCTGGAGAGGATCCAAAACTTCCGGGCCGAGGATCAGGCCGGGTATGCCGCCATCGCCGGGCTTCAGGAGGAGGCGGAAAAGCTGAGCATCGAGATCGAAGGAAGCGCGGCTCACCGCAAGACATTTCTGGTCAAGCGGGAGGAGATGCAGAGACAGAGCCAGGGCTCGCTCAACCGCCTGAAACAGGCCGAGTCGGTGATGCACCGCAGCCGCCTGGAGAGCGACGAGCTTCAGAGCAAGCTTTCCCAGGCTCAGATAGAACTGGGCTCGGTGCGGAACGATCTGGACAACATCACCAACCGGCTGAGGAGCGAATACGAGGTCGATATCCAGGCCCTGGCGGCCTCCGAAGAAATAAACCTGGAGGAGAGCCGCAGCCGGATCGACGACCTCCGGCATCGCTTGAAGAAACTGGGCCCGGTCAATTTTGCCGCCTTCCAGGAGCTGCAGCAGGATGAGGAGCGGTACGGCTTTCTGGTCAAACAGCGGGACGACCTGCTGTCGGCCAAGGAGGATCTGGCCAGCACCATCAGGAAAATAGACGAAACCGCCAGGGCCATGTTCCTGGAAACATTCGAGGCCATCAAGAAAGGCTTCTCCCAGATCTTCCAGCGGCTGTTCATCGGCGGAGAGGCCGATCTGAAACTGACCGGCAACGATGATCCGCTGGAGGCGGAGATTGAGATACTGGCCACCCCGGAGGGCAAGAGCATGAAGTCCATCCGGCTGCTGTCGGGCGGGGAGAAGGCCATGACCGCCACCGCCCTGCTGTTCGGGATCTACCTGGTGAAACCGGCCCCCTTCTGCGTGCTGGACGAGCTGGACGCCCCGCTGGACGACGCCAATGTCCAGCGCTTCTGCGCCATGCTCAGGGATTTTGCCAGCGGCACCCAATTCCTGGTGATAACTCACAACAAGCGGACCATGGAGGTGGCCGACCGGCTTTACGGGGTGACCATGGAGAAGCCCGGCATCTCAAAGGTGGTCTCGGTAAAATTCGATTGAGGTCGGAGTAAAAACGCATGTTAAAAAAACATCAAATAGAAAATTGCAGGATAATTGACGGCCTGAATGGAATCGGGACGATATGGGTTTATATCAGCCCCAATGAGCAAGAAAAAAAATATTTAATTGATGATCTGAAGATAGACGAGCATACCCTGGCTTCGGCCCTGGACCCCGATGAGCTGTCGCGGCTGGAATTCGAGCCGGATCATGCGGCCCTGATCTTCAAGCGGCCCAAGAACTACTCCTCCCAGGACGAACTTCTGTTCAAGGTATCATCGGTAGGCATATTCCTTTTTAAGGACAGGTTGATTGTGGTTATGCCGGAAGAGACTCCGCTGTTTGAGGGAAAACAGTTCCAGCGGGTGGCATCCCTGAACGACCTGTTGCTTAAGTTGATCTACCGATCCATCTTTCATTATCTGGAACACCTGAAAATAATAAACATGATAACCGATTCTTTGGAGGATAAGATCAGCTCCTCCATGGAGAATAAATACCTGCTTAACCTGTTCACCCTGGAGAAGAGCCTGGTCTATTACCTGAATGCCATCAACTCAAATTCCATGCTGATAGAAAAACTCAAGACCAGTGCCGCCAAGATCGGCTTCTCGCCCGAGGGGCTGGAATTCCTGGACGACATCATCATTGAAAATAACCAGTGTTACCGGCAAGCCGAGATATATTCCAACATCCTGGCCAGCATGATGGACGCCAGGGCTTCCATCGTCAGCAACAACCTCAACGTGCTGATGAAGACCCTGAACATCATCACCATCGGCATCATGGTTCCCACCTTCGTGGTCAGCGCCTTCTCCATGAACGTTGGCATCCCCTTCTCCTGGCATCCGTCGGCCTTTTGGATGGTGATGGGGCTGGCCCTGGTCTCGGTGGTGGCCTTCATGTTATTCTGGCGCTTCAAGAAGTGGTAGCCGTGCCCCTGATCAAAGCCGTCAAGGACGGCCTGGGTAAGACCAGAAACGGTTTCTGGCAAAAGGCGGTCAGCCTGATCTCCGGCAAAGGATCCCTGTCTTCCCAAGAGCAGTCCGAACTGGAGGAATTGCTGATACTATCCGATGTGGGGGTGGCGGCCAGCGAAAGACTGATGAAGGCCATAAAGCAGGGCTCATCCGGGAAGTCGGCCGGGGAACGGCTTAAGGAAGAGATACTGGGCATCCTCTCCATGAATTCAGAATTCAGAATTCAGAATTCAGAATCGGCCGTAAGGCCGCAGGTGTGGCTGATAATCGGGGTCAACGGATCGGGCAAGACCACCTCCATCGCCAAATTGGCGCATTACCTGAAAGGGCAGGGGCAGCAAATAATGCTAGCGGCCGGGGACACCTACCGGGCGGCCGCCATTGAGCAGCTTAAAAAATGGGCCGACCGGCTGGAGGTCGAGTTCATCGGCAGTAAAACCGGGGCCGACCCGGCCAGCGTAGCCTACGATGCGGTGGAATCGGCCATAGCCAAAAATGTCAGCCATCTTTTGATTGATACCGCCGGCAGGCTGCATACCCAAAAGCATCTGCGGGACGAGTTGGGCAAGATATACTCCACCATAGGCAAGAAGATGCCCGGGGCCCCGCAGCTGACCCTTTTGGTGCTGGATGCCACCACCGGACAGAACGCCGTCAGCCAGGTAAAATTATTTTCCCAGGCGGCCAAGATAGACGGCATAATTCTCACCAAGCTGGACGGCACCGCCAAGGGCGGCATAGTGCTGGCCATCGCCCAGGAGCTGGGGATCCCGGTGTTTTTTACCGGCATCGGGGAGGGCCTGAATGACTTGCTGCCTTTCGATCCGACTGCTTTTGTGAACAGCCTGCTGGAGAGATAGTCGGCCCTTTGTTGCTTCGGTATTTAAATAGGTCAATAACCCATATTGTCATGCCATTGAAGAATGGCATCCAGAGCTGGATTCCCGCCTTCGCGGGAATGACATATTGTTGTATTTGGTTGGCGGAGTAATAAAGCATTTGAATATTGACATTATCTTGATAATAGGATATATTTACTATACCTTCGGGGCGGGGTGAGATTCCCCGATCGGCGGTAGGTCCGCAAAATAAGCCTGGCGGACAAAGCCCGCAAATCCATCATGGATTGACCCGGTGAAATACCGGGGCCGACGGTCCCTCCACAATACCCATAATTAACTGCTCTTTCAATGGTTGAGCGGAGGGGGAAAGTCCGGATGAAAGAAGGTTAACAGGGCCTGGATGCAAGTGCTGTTCTTGCGTAAGGGCTGTCTGTTTTGATTTCCCCGAAGGAGTCTTTTAGGCTTATTCGGGGTTTTTATTTATCATTCCAATGAGTAACATAGAAGAACATAAAAGATATATAGGTCTAGCCCTGGAGCTGGCCGGCAAAGCCAAAGGCCGCACCTGGCCCAACCCTATGGTGGGTGCGGTGGTATTGAAGGATGGCCGGATCGTGGGGCAGGGTTATCATAAAAAAGCCGGACTGATGCATGCAGAGATTGAGGCCCTGGCTCAGGCCGGGCCACAGGCCGGGGGGGCCACCCTGTATGTCAACCTGGAGCCCTGCTGCCATAGCGGGAAAAGAACCCCTCCCTGCACCCAGGCCATCATTGGGGCCGGAATCAAAACAGTAGTGTACGGAATGGATGATCCCAACCCCAATGTCAAGGGAAAGGGGGCAGAAGAACTCATAAAAGCCGGAATAGAAGTGATAGGAAAAGTGATGGAAAAAGAAGCCCAAGGATTAAACGAAGTTTACCGGAAATACATGACCACCGGATATCCCTTTACCGTTCTGAAACTAGCGTTAAGCTTAGACGGCAGGATCGCCGCCCCAAACGGGGAATCGCGGGGGCTGTCGTCGGAGGAATCACTCAAATTAGTGCATAAGATGAGGCTGGAATCGGAGGCTATCATGGTGGGCAGCGGCACGGTGATCAAGGACGACCCCCAGCTGACCGTCCGCTTGATCGATAACCCAGACAAAAAACAGCCCACCCGATTCATAATTGACAGCACCCTTAAAAGCCCGTTTCATTCCAAGGTTTTCGATCAGACCGTGGCTAAAACGGTGCTGATCACCACCGACAAGGCCGATCAGGCCAAAAGATCCGAACTGGAAAAGAAAGAAATAGAGATCTGGACCATCCGGGCCCTGCCGGATGGGATGGTGGACATAAAAGAATTATTGCGCCAGATGGGACTTCATGAATACTGCAACCTCCTGGTCGAGGGCGGCAGCGGCCTGGCGACATCATTTTTAAAAGCAGGATTGGTTGACAAGCTGAGCTTCTTTTATACGCCGAGAATCATTGGAGCGGAGGGGGTGCCGGCCTGCGGGCAGATGGATTTTAAAAACATCACTGAGGCCTTTAAGCTTTGCGATCTGAAGGCCCGGCCGGTAGGCGATGATATTTTAATCGAAGCCTATCCGGCGAAGGATTGATATGTTCACCGGACTGATAGAGCAGATAGGCACCATCAAGGCCCTTAAAAATGCTGGGCATTCGGCCCAGATCGATATTGCGGCCGAGTGGTCCGACCTGGTTTTGGGCGAAAGCATTGCCGTCAACGGGGCCTGCCTGACCGCAGCCAGGATGATCGCCGGGGGCTTTTCAGCCGACCTCAGCCGGGAGACCATGGCCCGGACCACTTTTGGCCACAGTAAAACCGGTAGCCGGGTCAACCTGGAAAGGGCTTTGAAAGTTGGTGACAGACTGGGCGGCCATTTTGTGTCCGGCCATATCGACTGCGTATCAAAGATATTGAAGATGATCAAACGGCCCGGCGGCACTGAAGTTAAAATACTGCTGGAGCCGGAATATTTCAAATATATCATAGACCGGGGATCGGTGGCGGTGGACGGCATCAGCCTGACCGTATCGCGAAAAGAGCATGATGGATTCTGGATAGCCGTCATCCCCCATACCATGGAACAAACCAATCTGAAATTCCGAAAAACCGGGGACAGAGTAAACCTGGAGTTCGATATGATGGTCAAATATACCGAATCACTTTTAGGCAAGGACCGACGATGAAGCAGGGCTTTAAATTCAACTCAATTCCCGAGGCTATCCGCGACATTCGGGCCGGCAAAATGATCATTGTGGTGGATGATGAGAACCGCGAGAACGAAGGCGACCTGGTGATGGCCGCGGCCAGGGTGACCCCGGCAGCGGTAAATTTCATGGCCAAGGAGGGGCGGGGCCTGGTCTGCGCCTCGCTCTCCCAGCAGAGGCTGGAGACGCTGGACCTGGGGCCGATGGTGGAGCGCAACACCGCCAAGCTGGGCACCAACTTTGCCATTTCGGTGGATGCCGTAAAGGGCACCACCACCGGCATCTCTGCCCATGACCGGGCGGCCACCATCAAAACCCTGATCCACCCCAAGACCAAACCGTCCGACCTGGCCCGGCCCGGCCATGTGTTTCCCCTGATGTCGGCCGAGGGCGGGGTGCTGCGCCGGACCGGACATACCGAAGCGGCCCTGGACCTGGCCCGGCTGGCCGGACTGTATCCGGCCGGGGTGATCTGCGAGATCATCTCCGACGACGGCACCATGGCCCGGGGCGCAAAACTGTTTGCCTTCGCCTCCAAGCATAAACTTAAGATCATCACCATCAAAGACCTGATAGAATACCGCCGGAAGAAGGAAAAGTTAGTGATGCCGGTGCTGGAGACCAAGCTGCCCACCAAATACGGCCAGTTCCGGCTGGTGGTCTACGAGGATCTGATAGAGAATTACCATCATCTGGCCCTGATCAAGGGAGCGGTCAAGAACCGGAAAAATATCCTGGTGCGGGTGCATTCCCAGTGCCTGACCGGGGATATTTTGGGCTCCAGCCGCTGCGACTGCGGCGACCAGCTGGCGGCGGCTATGAAAATGATCGACCAGGAGGGACAGGGGGTCTTTTTATACATGAGGCAGGAGGGGCGGGGCATCGGGCTGTTCAACAAGCTGAAGGCCTATAAACTGCAGGATCAGGGGATGGACACCATCGAGGCCAACCTGGCCCTGGGCTTTGCCGCCGACGAAAGGGACTACGGCATCGGGGCCCAGATCCTGGCCGACCTGGGCCTGTCCAGCATCAGGCTGATAACCAACAATCCCGACAAGATAGCCGGGCTGGAGGGCTACGGCTTGAAGATAGTAAAGCGGATCGCCATCCAGGTGCCCTGCACCCCGGCCAACGCCCGGTATATGAAAACCAAGCGCGACAAGATGGGGCATCTGCTGGACAAGGATTTCTGTCTCAATTGATCCTTTAACGGAACATTCATTTTTAAGGAGGGATAAAATGCCAAAGATAATCGAGGGCCATTTAAGCGCGGCCGACAAAAAATTCTGCCTGGTGGTGTCACGGTTCAACGACCTGGTGAGCCAGCGTCTGGTGGACGGGGCCCTGGACTGCATAATCAGACACGGCGGGAGCGATGCCAACGTGGAGCTGGTCTGGGTGCCGGGCTCCTTTGAGATCCCCGGCGTGGCCGCCAGGGTGGCCGCTTCAAAAAAATACCAGGCGGTAATCTGCCTGGGTGCCGTCATCCGCGGCGATACCCCGCATTTCGACTACATAGCGGCCGAGGTGGCCAAGGGGGTGGCCCAGGTTTCCATGAATTCGGGGGTGCCTACGATATTCGGAGTGATCACCACCGACAACCTTGACCAGGCCCTGGACCGGGCTGGCAGCAAGGCCGGCAACAAGGGATGGCAG from the Candidatus Edwardsbacteria bacterium genome contains:
- the smc gene encoding chromosome segregation protein SMC; the protein is MYLSRLELYGFKSFPQKITLEIGSGITCIVGPNGCGKTNVIDAIRWCLGEQSTKMLRSDKMEDVIFSGARDEKPLSMAEVSLVFSNEDGHLPVEYNEVSVTRRLFRSGESEYLMNNQVCRLKDIVDLFLNTGLGADSYSLIESKMIDTILSEDPSIRRSLFEEAAGVAKYRLQKRTAQRRMEATTEDLLRLQDIVSEVEKRLRSLKRQASKAKVYDKFNQELKDIDLKVAAIDRDRLNVQALELKENISQWQGARSELSAKLEMQEGEISSAREALELNEGKIEELQGEISLISEQLQLRENNQAVIKERRSGIEQSMERREKEIKLLMASIGEHEGQIKTVQESLQMSSGDIVAKTEQLKIKESGLAGLESELTSAKLALSEARKELFESLKQEADGKEQLALLENRYGNTVAEQDKAQKEGQSLRRKLEEGNLKLTELNDRMDSQKKALQVLTEEKIRLKQKSGEWQKQLLSANDSLRELSSSLSGLQKEKELLSELQQKYEGYGQGAQHLLSRRQDFTGSIAPLAERIEAEPGYQAAIEAALAEKLQWLAVDDLDNIKKAIAILKSEKTGKATLIALSAPVENTGSREISGPGIRGAAFKFVRCDQKIQNIINILLKDVVIVENLDNFWEYSSRYPGVRLVSLDGEVLHSAGAIEAGELPQGQIGLLQRKERIEKLGIEISSFEEKIKQEIGGIQSLKGKLEEQDKQLENVDRETEKYQKEITISEGSLAKSKSSLEMNNHRLNELEQQSQALQGNISRLESELNQARGSFQEISESNKDESGLLGQRDQDMSQKEEKRNQAAQEVNRLRIALSEAQSERERLRQESANMEQRKNEALERIQNFRAEDQAGYAAIAGLQEEAEKLSIEIEGSAAHRKTFLVKREEMQRQSQGSLNRLKQAESVMHRSRLESDELQSKLSQAQIELGSVRNDLDNITNRLRSEYEVDIQALAASEEINLEESRSRIDDLRHRLKKLGPVNFAAFQELQQDEERYGFLVKQRDDLLSAKEDLASTIRKIDETARAMFLETFEAIKKGFSQIFQRLFIGGEADLKLTGNDDPLEAEIEILATPEGKSMKSIRLLSGGEKAMTATALLFGIYLVKPAPFCVLDELDAPLDDANVQRFCAMLRDFASGTQFLVITHNKRTMEVADRLYGVTMEKPGISKVVSVKFD
- a CDS encoding magnesium transporter CorA family protein, whose translation is MLKKHQIENCRIIDGLNGIGTIWVYISPNEQEKKYLIDDLKIDEHTLASALDPDELSRLEFEPDHAALIFKRPKNYSSQDELLFKVSSVGIFLFKDRLIVVMPEETPLFEGKQFQRVASLNDLLLKLIYRSIFHYLEHLKIINMITDSLEDKISSSMENKYLLNLFTLEKSLVYYLNAINSNSMLIEKLKTSAAKIGFSPEGLEFLDDIIIENNQCYRQAEIYSNILASMMDARASIVSNNLNVLMKTLNIITIGIMVPTFVVSAFSMNVGIPFSWHPSAFWMVMGLALVSVVAFMLFWRFKKW
- the ftsY gene encoding signal recognition particle-docking protein FtsY, with product MPLIKAVKDGLGKTRNGFWQKAVSLISGKGSLSSQEQSELEELLILSDVGVAASERLMKAIKQGSSGKSAGERLKEEILGILSMNSEFRIQNSESAVRPQVWLIIGVNGSGKTTSIAKLAHYLKGQGQQIMLAAGDTYRAAAIEQLKKWADRLEVEFIGSKTGADPASVAYDAVESAIAKNVSHLLIDTAGRLHTQKHLRDELGKIYSTIGKKMPGAPQLTLLVLDATTGQNAVSQVKLFSQAAKIDGIILTKLDGTAKGGIVLAIAQELGIPVFFTGIGEGLNDLLPFDPTAFVNSLLER
- the ribD gene encoding bifunctional diaminohydroxyphosphoribosylaminopyrimidine deaminase/5-amino-6-(5-phosphoribosylamino)uracil reductase RibD, yielding MSNIEEHKRYIGLALELAGKAKGRTWPNPMVGAVVLKDGRIVGQGYHKKAGLMHAEIEALAQAGPQAGGATLYVNLEPCCHSGKRTPPCTQAIIGAGIKTVVYGMDDPNPNVKGKGAEELIKAGIEVIGKVMEKEAQGLNEVYRKYMTTGYPFTVLKLALSLDGRIAAPNGESRGLSSEESLKLVHKMRLESEAIMVGSGTVIKDDPQLTVRLIDNPDKKQPTRFIIDSTLKSPFHSKVFDQTVAKTVLITTDKADQAKRSELEKKEIEIWTIRALPDGMVDIKELLRQMGLHEYCNLLVEGGSGLATSFLKAGLVDKLSFFYTPRIIGAEGVPACGQMDFKNITEAFKLCDLKARPVGDDILIEAYPAKD
- a CDS encoding riboflavin synthase, whose protein sequence is MFTGLIEQIGTIKALKNAGHSAQIDIAAEWSDLVLGESIAVNGACLTAARMIAGGFSADLSRETMARTTFGHSKTGSRVNLERALKVGDRLGGHFVSGHIDCVSKILKMIKRPGGTEVKILLEPEYFKYIIDRGSVAVDGISLTVSRKEHDGFWIAVIPHTMEQTNLKFRKTGDRVNLEFDMMVKYTESLLGKDRR
- a CDS encoding bifunctional 3,4-dihydroxy-2-butanone-4-phosphate synthase/GTP cyclohydrolase II → MKQGFKFNSIPEAIRDIRAGKMIIVVDDENRENEGDLVMAAARVTPAAVNFMAKEGRGLVCASLSQQRLETLDLGPMVERNTAKLGTNFAISVDAVKGTTTGISAHDRAATIKTLIHPKTKPSDLARPGHVFPLMSAEGGVLRRTGHTEAALDLARLAGLYPAGVICEIISDDGTMARGAKLFAFASKHKLKIITIKDLIEYRRKKEKLVMPVLETKLPTKYGQFRLVVYEDLIENYHHLALIKGAVKNRKNILVRVHSQCLTGDILGSSRCDCGDQLAAAMKMIDQEGQGVFLYMRQEGRGIGLFNKLKAYKLQDQGMDTIEANLALGFAADERDYGIGAQILADLGLSSIRLITNNPDKIAGLEGYGLKIVKRIAIQVPCTPANARYMKTKRDKMGHLLDKDFCLN
- the ribH gene encoding 6,7-dimethyl-8-ribityllumazine synthase — its product is MPKIIEGHLSAADKKFCLVVSRFNDLVSQRLVDGALDCIIRHGGSDANVELVWVPGSFEIPGVAARVAASKKYQAVICLGAVIRGDTPHFDYIAAEVAKGVAQVSMNSGVPTIFGVITTDNLDQALDRAGSKAGNKGWQAALSAIELTDLYRKI